In Simplicispira sp. 125, one DNA window encodes the following:
- a CDS encoding isochorismatase family protein, with translation MLLDASESQLVLVDFQERLMPAIHEGAAALGNARRLAQIAQMLEVPVWGTEQNPSRLGANDAALRALCRNTLPKMHFSAVEEGLGEWLRPPAKPPAGNARSLPKHMQKTAQSGPDRSTIVIAGCEAHVCLLQTALDLIEDEFDVWVVTDACSSRTERNRDAAYDRLAGAGAELVTTEMVAFEWLRSCEHPAFKDMLALVK, from the coding sequence ATGCTGCTTGACGCCTCTGAATCCCAACTCGTACTGGTGGATTTCCAGGAAAGACTGATGCCTGCCATCCACGAGGGGGCTGCCGCGCTGGGCAATGCCCGCCGTCTGGCCCAGATTGCCCAAATGCTGGAAGTGCCGGTGTGGGGCACCGAGCAAAACCCCTCGCGCTTGGGCGCCAATGACGCGGCGCTGCGCGCCCTGTGCCGCAACACTTTGCCCAAGATGCATTTCAGCGCTGTGGAAGAAGGCCTGGGTGAATGGCTGCGCCCACCGGCCAAACCCCCTGCCGGCAACGCCCGCAGTTTGCCCAAGCACATGCAAAAAACTGCGCAAAGCGGCCCGGACCGCAGCACCATCGTCATTGCCGGGTGTGAGGCCCATGTATGCCTGCTGCAAACCGCGCTGGACTTGATCGAGGATGAATTTGACGTGTGGGTAGTGACAGACGCCTGCAGCTCGCGCACCGAGCGCAACCGTGATGCCGCTTATGACCGCCTGGCTGGTGCTGGCGCCGAACTGGTCACCACCGAGATGGTGGCGTTTGAATGGCTGCGCAGTTGCGAGCATCCGGCCTTCAAGGACATGCTGGCCTTGGTCAAGTGA
- a CDS encoding ribose-phosphate diphosphokinase, protein MIASEPAKGCLLYFDDEQGAAERLATASGLALWPVQRHRFPDGELRLTLPVDVAGRMPERAVLLRSLHQPNEKLIELLLAARAARDLGVRHLTLVAPYLAYMRQDIAFHPGEAVSQRIVGPFLASLFDAVVSVDPHLHRVATLEEAVPAAQTQVISGALLLADWIAQQRPGAMLMGPDGESAQWVAQAAERHGFDYAVCTKERHGDRSVTVALPPVSVQGRCVVLVDDMASTGHTLAQATRLLRAAGAASVDVAVTHALIDAAALDALHAAGVGQFWSTDCVAHPTNAIAMAGALAQALQHLKA, encoded by the coding sequence ATGATTGCGTCCGAACCGGCCAAGGGCTGCCTGCTGTATTTTGACGACGAGCAGGGTGCTGCCGAGCGTCTGGCGACGGCATCCGGTTTGGCACTGTGGCCCGTGCAGCGCCACCGATTTCCTGACGGCGAACTGCGGCTGACGCTGCCGGTCGATGTGGCTGGACGCATGCCCGAACGTGCCGTCTTGTTGCGCAGCTTGCACCAGCCGAACGAGAAACTCATTGAACTGCTGCTGGCGGCCCGTGCGGCCCGCGATCTGGGCGTGCGCCACCTCACCCTGGTAGCGCCGTACCTGGCCTACATGCGCCAGGATATTGCATTCCATCCAGGCGAAGCCGTCAGCCAGCGCATCGTGGGCCCTTTTCTGGCGAGCCTGTTCGATGCCGTGGTCAGCGTGGATCCCCACCTGCATCGCGTGGCCACTCTGGAGGAGGCCGTGCCCGCTGCGCAGACCCAGGTCATCAGCGGTGCGCTGCTGTTGGCTGACTGGATTGCGCAGCAAAGGCCTGGTGCGATGCTCATGGGCCCCGATGGTGAATCCGCCCAGTGGGTGGCCCAGGCGGCAGAGCGTCATGGTTTTGACTACGCCGTGTGCACCAAGGAGCGCCATGGCGACCGCAGCGTGACCGTTGCGCTGCCTCCGGTGAGTGTGCAAGGCCGCTGCGTGGTGCTGGTCGACGACATGGCCAGCACCGGGCACACGCTGGCCCAGGCCACGCGCCTGCTGCGTGCAGCCGGTGCGGCTTCGGTGGATGTGGCGGTGACGCACGCGCTGATCGACGCCGCTGCGCTCGACGCCTTGCATGCGGCAGGCGTCGGCCAGTTCTGGAGCACTGACTGCGTGGCCCACCCCACCAACGCCATTGCGATGGCGGGTGCGCTGGCCCAGGCCTTGCAGCATTTGAAGGCATGA
- a CDS encoding thymidine phosphorylase family protein, translating into MALRRVAIDTWRENVAYLHRDCAVYRAEGFQALSKIEVRANGRRILATLNVVDDLSIVGCRELGLSEDAFAQLGVENGHMVAVAQAEPPESMGALFRKISGERLERGDFLAIVRDIADHRYSKIELTAFVVACNRDELDREEVFFLSDAMVATGHRLDWHEPLVVDKHCIGGIPGNRTSMLIVPIVAAHGMLCPKTSSRAITSPAGTADTMEVLATVELPLEQLRDIVRDQRGCLAWGGTAHLSPADDVLISVERPLSIDSPGQMVASILSKKIAAGSTHLVLDIPIGPTAKVRSMPEAQRLRRLFEYVAQRMRLSLDVVITDGRQPIGNGIGPVLEARDVMRVLENDPRAPNDLRQKALRLAGRLIECDPDVRGGDGYAIARDILDSGRALARMQAIITAQGGKDFDHNNPQLGALTFEVSAPDSGVVAGINNLQIARIARLAGAPKVQGAGVDLLCKLGDTVIAGQTLYRVHAGFPTDLEFARQACSKTSGYYIGTADDVPRVFVEF; encoded by the coding sequence TTGGCTCTGCGCCGTGTCGCCATCGACACCTGGCGTGAAAACGTTGCCTACCTGCACCGCGACTGCGCCGTGTACCGCGCTGAGGGTTTTCAGGCGCTGTCCAAGATCGAGGTGCGCGCCAATGGGCGCCGAATTCTGGCCACGCTGAACGTGGTGGACGATCTGTCCATCGTCGGCTGCCGCGAGCTCGGGCTGTCGGAAGACGCCTTTGCCCAGCTGGGAGTGGAAAACGGCCATATGGTGGCGGTGGCCCAGGCGGAGCCACCCGAGTCTATGGGTGCGCTTTTTCGCAAAATCTCAGGCGAGCGTCTGGAGCGCGGGGATTTCCTGGCCATCGTTCGGGACATTGCCGACCACCGCTATTCCAAGATCGAACTCACCGCCTTTGTGGTGGCCTGCAACCGCGACGAGCTGGACCGTGAAGAAGTCTTTTTCCTGTCCGACGCCATGGTCGCCACGGGCCATAGGCTGGACTGGCATGAGCCTTTGGTGGTGGACAAGCATTGCATTGGCGGCATACCGGGCAACCGCACTTCGATGCTGATCGTTCCTATCGTGGCGGCCCATGGGATGCTGTGCCCCAAAACCTCCTCCCGCGCTATCACGTCTCCCGCTGGCACGGCCGACACCATGGAGGTGCTGGCCACTGTAGAGCTGCCCCTGGAACAACTGCGCGACATCGTGCGCGACCAACGGGGTTGTCTGGCCTGGGGTGGCACCGCCCATCTCTCGCCGGCTGACGATGTGCTGATTTCGGTCGAGCGCCCGCTGTCCATTGACTCTCCGGGGCAGATGGTGGCATCCATCCTGTCCAAAAAAATTGCTGCTGGCTCGACCCACCTGGTGCTCGATATTCCCATTGGTCCCACGGCCAAGGTGCGGTCCATGCCCGAGGCGCAGCGTTTACGACGTTTGTTTGAATATGTGGCGCAGCGTATGCGGCTGTCGCTGGATGTGGTCATCACCGATGGGCGCCAGCCCATTGGCAACGGTATCGGCCCCGTGCTGGAAGCCCGTGATGTGATGCGCGTGCTGGAAAACGACCCCCGGGCGCCCAACGATCTGCGCCAAAAGGCCCTGCGCCTGGCAGGCCGCTTGATCGAATGTGACCCTGATGTGCGCGGCGGCGACGGCTACGCAATCGCGCGCGATATTCTTGACTCGGGCCGTGCCCTGGCACGCATGCAGGCCATCATCACGGCCCAGGGAGGCAAAGATTTCGACCACAACAATCCCCAGCTGGGTGCGCTGACGTTCGAGGTTTCGGCGCCCGATAGCGGAGTGGTGGCCGGCATCAATAACCTGCAGATTGCGCGCATTGCCCGCCTGGCGGGCGCGCCCAAAGTGCAGGGCGCAGGGGTGGATTTACTGTGCAAGCTCGGTGACACCGTGATTGCAGGGCAAACGCTGTACCGGGTGCATGCCGGATTTCCGACCGACTTGGAGTTTGCGCGCCAGGCTTGCTCTAAAACCAGCGGTTACTACATCGGTACTGCGGACGATGTACCGCGTGTTTTCGTGGAGTTTTGA
- a CDS encoding C40 family peptidase, producing the protein MFRWFYILTLLACSSAQAAPGAAPTDDIDSFLHDKGLLAQLAEMRQSVAGQAHQVVDRTSDLVVTAMGFLGVPYRRGGNSAETGFDCSGFVRAIYQQTAGMLLPRRADQQAASTEKIDKKELQPGDLVFFNTMRRAFSHVGIYVGDGKFIHSPRSGSEVRVEDMHQSYWQRRFDGARRVMPLVATATTAQAAPQ; encoded by the coding sequence ATGTTTCGTTGGTTTTACATACTCACGTTGCTGGCTTGCTCCAGCGCCCAGGCAGCACCAGGCGCAGCACCCACCGACGATATCGACAGCTTCCTGCACGACAAGGGTCTCCTCGCCCAATTGGCTGAAATGCGCCAAAGCGTCGCTGGGCAAGCCCATCAAGTCGTTGACCGGACGTCCGACCTCGTGGTCACGGCCATGGGTTTTCTGGGCGTCCCCTACCGCCGCGGGGGTAACAGCGCCGAGACGGGCTTTGACTGCAGCGGCTTTGTTCGTGCCATTTACCAGCAGACGGCAGGCATGCTGCTGCCGCGCCGCGCCGACCAGCAGGCCGCCTCGACCGAAAAAATCGACAAAAAAGAACTGCAACCGGGCGATCTGGTGTTTTTCAACACCATGCGCCGCGCGTTCAGCCATGTTGGCATTTATGTGGGCGACGGCAAGTTCATCCACTCACCACGCAGCGGCTCCGAAGTGCGGGTGGAAGACATGCACCAGTCCTACTGGCAGCGCCGATTTGATGGCGCCCGCCGTGTGATGCCGCTGGTAGCGACCGCCACGACCGCCCAGGCGGCACCACAGTAA
- a CDS encoding adenylate/guanylate cyclase domain-containing protein gives MPTTPLSARPGAAFAHDRAYLRQLLSQRNQSEGRVAEIDAAIEQAFVRTVSMLVLDMCGFSRITACHGIIHFLAMVHQMEQAARPAIAGNGGEVVKQEADNLFAVFSHPEQALEAALDIGRALNAMNAVQTPEAALHVSIGIGYGPTLVIADKDLFGHEMNHACKLGEDIADPGEIYLTENACRALPEGRYVFSEVPYTVGGIVLPSFRLEGCLYERPLAR, from the coding sequence ATGCCCACCACGCCGCTTTCCGCCCGCCCCGGCGCCGCCTTTGCACATGACCGGGCCTACCTGCGACAGCTGCTTTCGCAGCGCAACCAGTCCGAGGGGCGTGTCGCCGAGATCGACGCGGCGATTGAGCAGGCCTTTGTGCGCACGGTTTCCATGCTGGTGCTGGACATGTGCGGTTTCTCGCGCATCACGGCCTGCCACGGCATCATTCATTTCCTGGCCATGGTGCACCAGATGGAGCAAGCCGCCCGCCCCGCCATTGCTGGCAATGGCGGCGAAGTGGTCAAGCAGGAAGCCGACAACCTGTTTGCCGTCTTCAGCCACCCGGAACAGGCGCTCGAAGCCGCACTGGACATTGGCCGCGCCCTGAACGCCATGAACGCCGTACAAACCCCTGAGGCCGCCCTGCATGTCAGCATAGGCATCGGCTACGGCCCGACCCTGGTGATTGCCGACAAGGATCTGTTCGGCCATGAGATGAACCATGCCTGCAAACTGGGCGAGGACATTGCAGATCCAGGTGAAATCTATCTCACGGAAAACGCCTGCCGCGCGCTGCCTGAGGGCCGCTACGTGTTCAGCGAAGTACCGTACACCGTTGGTGGCATCGTCCTGCCCTCTTTTCGGCTGGAAGGCTGCCTGTATGAACGTCCGCTTGCACGATGA